The following coding sequences lie in one Apium graveolens cultivar Ventura chromosome 1, ASM990537v1, whole genome shotgun sequence genomic window:
- the LOC141718595 gene encoding uncharacterized protein LOC141718595, whose amino-acid sequence MISGLNMGYEKIDACENDCMLFYKENSKKTCCDICHTNRFKDRKDSEKKSIPRKILRYFPLVPRLQRLYMSEQTAKCMTWHHDRVVVEGQLSHAADGDEWKAFDARFPRFAKEARNIRLGLSSDGFDPFRDPLARDYTVWPVVMVVYNLPPSMCMKAPYMFMPLIIPGPTDPTKDLHVYLRPLIDELKMLWHTGVETYDRSSRKNFQMRAALMWTISDFPALAMLSGWSTKGKLSCHVCSGDVKGFQLKNGGKTSFFGTAQYFLEPGDPLRNSTKFGKREVRSVTARHSGTRAKTTCDLIQFPPPGKLTKRRPRDYGVAHNWTHYSPFFELPYWETLNLRHNIDVMHTEKNVFENIFYTMLNDKNKTKDNLKARHDCEELGIRRELWTPDGKTMPPAPYALVREQVDKLLGWILILKLPDGYVSNISRCVNLEKHTIQRMKSHDCHIFM is encoded by the coding sequence ATGATAAGTGGATTGAATATGGGATACGAAAAGATTGATGCTTGTGAGAATGATTGCATGTTATTTTACAAGGAAAACAGTAAGAAGACATGTTGTGACATATGTCATACAAATCGATTTAAGGATCGAAAAGATAGTGAGAAGAAGTCGATTCCAAGAAAGATCTTGCGATACTTTCCACTAGTACCGAGACTACAACGTTTATACATGTCTGAGCAAACTGCTAAGTGTATGACGTGGCACCATGACAGAGTTGTAGTTGAAGGTCAATTATCTCATGCAGCAGATGGAGATGAATGGAAAGCCTTTGATGCTAGATTTCCGAGGTTTGCAAAAGAGGCACGGAATATCAGACTTGGCCTTTCTAGTGATGGATTTGACCCATTTCGTGATCCACTAGCAAGGGATTACACTGTATGGCCTGTGGTTATGGTTGTTTATAACCTTCCACCATCTATGTGCATGAAAGCTCCATACATGTTCATGCCTCTCATTATTCCCGGTCCCACTGATCCTACAAAAGACCTACATGTTTATCTCCGTCCGTTAATTGATGAACTGAAGATGTTATGGCATACAGGGGTGGAGACATATGATAGGTCATCACGCAAAAATTTTCAGATGAGGGCAGCACTAATGTGGACGATTAGCGACTTTCCAGCACTTGCAATGTTAAGTGGATGGTCAACAAAGGGTAAAttatcatgtcatgtatgtaGTGGAGACGTTAAAGGCTTTCAACTCAAGAATGGTGGTAAAACTTCTTTCTTTGGAACTGCTCAATATTTTTTGGAACCGGGTGATCCTTTGAGGAATAGCACAAAGTTTGGAAAACGAGAGGTACGATCTGTTACAGCTCGACATTCGGGAACAAGGGCAAAGACTACATGTGATCTTATACAGTTTCCTCCTCCGGGAAAGTTAACCAAAAGAAGACCCAGGGATTATGGTGTGGCTCATAATTGGACTCATTATTCTCCATTTTTTGAGCTCCCGTATTGGGAGACACTTAATCTTCGACACAATATTGATGTCATGCACACCGAAAAGAATGTGTTCGAAAACATATTCTACACAATGCTGAATGATAAGAACAAGACAAAAGATAACTTAAAAGCAAGGCATGATTGTGAGGAACTTGGTATTAGGCGTGAGTTGTGGACTCCGGATGGGAAGACAATGCCACCTGCTCCATATGCACTCGTGAGGGAACAAGTTGATAAGTTGTTAGGCTGGATTCTAATACTTAAACTTCCGGATGGGTATGTTTCAAATATATCTAGGTGTGTGAATCTTGAAAAACATACTATTCAGAGGATGAAATCACATGACTGTCATATTTTTATGTAA